A single Comamonas sp. NLF-1-9 DNA region contains:
- the ahcY gene encoding adenosylhomocysteinase, whose amino-acid sequence MSAVLSASPDHVIADISLAGWGRREIAIAETEMPGLMAIREEFAASQPLKGARIAGSLHMTIQTAVLIETLKALGAQVRWASCNIFSTQDHAAAAIAEGGTPVFAIKGESLADYWDYTHRIFEFGAKGTDGEGPNMILDDGGDATLLMHLGQRAEKDAAVLAHPTSEEERVLYAAIKTKLAQDPSWYTRKSAQIIGVTEETTTGVHRLNDMSAKGTLLFRAINVNDSVTKSKFDNLYGCRESLVDGIKRATDVMIAGKVALVAGYGDVGKGCAQALAALRAQVWVTEIDPINALQAAMEGYKVVTMEYAADKADIFVTTTGNKNVIRHEHMAAMKNEAIVCNIGHFDNEIDVASLEKYQWEEVKPQVDHIIFPDGHRITLLAKGRLVNLGCATGHPSYVMSSSFANQTLAQIELFTKPDAYQPGKVYVLPKLLDEKVARLQLKKLGVELTTLTPEQAAYINVPIEGPYKSDAYRY is encoded by the coding sequence ATGAGCGCTGTTCTCTCTGCCTCCCCCGATCACGTGATCGCCGATATCTCCCTGGCCGGCTGGGGCCGGCGCGAGATCGCCATCGCCGAAACCGAAATGCCCGGCCTGATGGCGATCCGCGAAGAGTTCGCCGCGAGCCAGCCGCTCAAGGGCGCGCGCATCGCCGGCAGCCTGCACATGACGATACAGACGGCCGTGCTGATCGAGACGCTGAAGGCCCTGGGTGCGCAGGTGCGCTGGGCCTCGTGCAACATCTTTTCGACGCAAGACCACGCGGCCGCGGCGATTGCCGAGGGCGGCACGCCGGTGTTTGCCATCAAGGGCGAGAGCCTGGCCGACTACTGGGACTACACCCATCGCATCTTCGAGTTCGGCGCCAAGGGGACGGATGGCGAAGGCCCGAACATGATTCTGGACGACGGCGGCGATGCCACTTTGCTGATGCACCTGGGCCAGCGCGCCGAGAAGGATGCCGCGGTGCTGGCGCACCCGACGAGCGAGGAAGAGCGCGTGCTCTACGCCGCGATCAAGACGAAATTGGCGCAAGACCCGAGCTGGTACACGCGCAAGAGCGCCCAGATCATCGGCGTGACCGAAGAGACCACGACCGGCGTGCACCGCCTCAACGACATGTCGGCCAAGGGCACGCTGCTGTTTCGCGCGATCAACGTCAACGACTCGGTCACCAAATCCAAGTTCGACAACCTCTACGGCTGCCGCGAATCGCTGGTGGACGGCATCAAGCGCGCGACCGACGTAATGATCGCCGGCAAGGTGGCGCTGGTGGCCGGCTATGGCGACGTGGGCAAGGGCTGCGCGCAGGCGCTCGCTGCCTTGCGCGCCCAGGTCTGGGTGACCGAGATCGACCCGATCAATGCGCTGCAGGCGGCGATGGAGGGCTACAAGGTGGTGACGATGGAGTACGCCGCCGACAAGGCCGACATCTTCGTGACCACGACCGGCAACAAGAACGTGATCCGCCACGAGCACATGGCGGCGATGAAGAACGAGGCCATCGTTTGCAACATCGGCCACTTTGACAACGAGATCGACGTCGCCTCGCTGGAAAAATACCAGTGGGAAGAGGTCAAGCCCCAGGTGGACCACATCATCTTCCCCGACGGGCACCGCATCACGCTGCTGGCCAAGGGGCGCCTGGTGAACCTGGGCTGCGCCACCGGCCATCCGAGCTACGTGATGAGTTCGAGCTTTGCCAACCAGACGCTGGCGCAGATCGAGCTTTTCACCAAGCCGGATGCCTACCAGCCGGGCAAGGTCTACGTGCTGCCCAAGTTGCTCGACGAGAAGGTCGCGCGCCTGCAACTGAAGAAGCTCGGCGTTGAGCTCACCACGCTCACGCCCGAGCAGGCGGCCTACATCAACGTGCCGATCGAAGGCCCGTACAAGTCCGATGCCTACCGCTATTGA
- a CDS encoding septal ring lytic transglycosylase RlpA family protein, whose product MPGGRGLRRAAGMAWPLALLMACAAPPRQEPGLPPPQQTAPSGQAAQTPPALTAPPASDSAARETAPPRTAGAPAPPAVPDAWSLLPTPEPPEPPEPDADEAPDALLLDQGLASWYGPGLNGRRTASGERFDRLDFTAAHRTLPFGTRVCVRSLADGKAVLVRINDRGPFSGNGERVVDLSQAAARELGMTGLGIKAVQLWQVDEDGSGCVPALGAAPAPPPAGR is encoded by the coding sequence ATGCCCGGCGGGCGCGGCCTGCGGCGCGCGGCCGGCATGGCCTGGCCGCTGGCGCTGCTCATGGCCTGCGCCGCCCCGCCCCGGCAGGAGCCGGGCCTGCCGCCGCCGCAGCAGACAGCGCCCAGCGGCCAGGCCGCGCAAACTCCGCCCGCGCTCACTGCGCCGCCCGCAAGCGATAGCGCGGCGCGCGAGACTGCGCCGCCACGGACGGCGGGCGCACCAGCGCCGCCCGCCGTGCCCGATGCCTGGTCGCTGCTGCCAACGCCCGAGCCGCCAGAACCCCCCGAGCCGGACGCCGACGAAGCGCCCGATGCGCTGCTGCTCGACCAGGGCCTGGCCTCGTGGTACGGGCCTGGCCTGAACGGGCGGCGCACTGCCAGCGGCGAGCGCTTTGACCGCCTGGACTTCACCGCCGCGCACCGCACCCTGCCGTTTGGCACGCGGGTGTGCGTGCGCAGCCTGGCAGACGGCAAGGCGGTGCTGGTGCGCATCAACGACCGCGGGCCGTTTTCCGGCAATGGCGAGCGCGTGGTGGATCTGAGCCAGGCGGCCGCGCGCGAGCTCGGCATGACCGGCCTGGGCATCAAGGCGGTGCAGTTGTGGCAGGTCGATGAAGACGGCAGCGGCTGCGTGCCTGCGCTGGGCGCTGCGCCCGCGCCGCCGCCCGCGGGGCGCTGA
- the metF gene encoding methylenetetrahydrofolate reductase [NAD(P)H] has product MALPLSLEFFPPKTPEGASRLRAARQQLYALAPEFCSVTYGAGGSTQAGTFATVQEILAEGVAAASHFSCIGATRAGVRAQLAQLKAMGVKRLVALRGDLPSGYGMGGEFQYASDLVAFIRAETGRDFRIEVAAYPEMHPQARSPEADLKAFAAKVQAGADSAITQYFFNADAYFRFVDEVRAAGLELPVVPGIMPILGATQLLRFSDACGAEVPRWLRLRLQGFGDDVASIRAFGLDVVARLCERLVAGGAPALHFYTMNQGAPTLELCRRLGLGQA; this is encoded by the coding sequence ATGGCTCTACCCCTGAGTCTCGAGTTCTTTCCGCCCAAGACGCCCGAAGGGGCGAGCAGACTGCGTGCGGCGCGCCAGCAGCTCTATGCGCTCGCGCCCGAGTTCTGCTCGGTCACCTACGGTGCGGGCGGCTCTACCCAGGCCGGCACCTTCGCCACGGTGCAGGAGATACTGGCCGAGGGCGTGGCGGCGGCTTCGCACTTTTCCTGCATAGGCGCGACGCGCGCGGGCGTGCGCGCGCAGCTCGCGCAGCTCAAGGCCATGGGCGTAAAGCGCCTCGTCGCCCTGCGCGGCGACCTGCCCAGCGGCTACGGCATGGGCGGGGAATTCCAGTACGCGAGCGATCTGGTGGCCTTCATCCGCGCCGAGACCGGGCGCGACTTCCGGATCGAGGTGGCGGCCTACCCCGAGATGCACCCGCAGGCGCGCTCCCCCGAGGCGGACCTGAAGGCCTTTGCCGCCAAGGTGCAGGCCGGCGCGGATTCGGCGATCACGCAGTACTTCTTCAACGCCGACGCCTACTTTCGCTTTGTCGACGAAGTGCGCGCGGCGGGGCTGGAGCTGCCCGTCGTGCCCGGCATCATGCCCATCCTGGGCGCGACGCAGCTGCTGCGCTTTTCCGACGCCTGCGGCGCCGAAGTGCCGCGCTGGCTGCGTCTGCGTCTGCAGGGCTTTGGTGACGATGTGGCGAGCATCCGCGCCTTTGGCCTGGACGTGGTGGCGCGCCTGTGCGAGCGCCTGGTGGCCGGCGGCGCGCCCGCCCTGCATTTCTACACCATGAACCAGGGCGCGCCGACGCTGGAGCTGTGCCGCCGGCTGGGGCTGGGGCAGGCCTGA
- a CDS encoding peptide chain release factor 3, with the protein MSFAQETRRRRTFAIISHPDAGKTTLTEKLLLFSGAIQIAGAVKGRKASRHATSDWMEIEKQRGISVASSVMQMSYRDHVINLLDTPGHKDFSEDTYRVLTAVDSALMVIDAANGVEAQTRRLIEVCRQRDTPIISFVNKMDREVRDALDILDEVERELGMPCCPITWPVGHGKSFGGIIDLRTQTMTVFQAGTEKRPQDFEVIPLSETETLRRRFGSAFDEALESMELAVGASAQWNHEQFLAAKLTPVFFGSGVNNFGVQEVLNAVVDMSPPPGPRTAYKEAGRERVQVSVRPEDPGFAGVVFKVQANMDANHRDRIAFVRIASGKYTPGMKMRVQRTGKELRPTSVVTFMSQRREAVQEAYAGDIIGFTIHGGVQLGDSITDGPALQFTGLPFFAPEMFMTVVLKNPLRTKQLQQGLMQLGEEGAIQVFKPDAGGNMLLGAVGQLQFEVVQHRLKTEYDCDIRLEGCQYTGARWISADTPAELREFENAYPLRMAHDAADALAYLCTSPYDVRLAQERFPKIHFHPLREHAGLALQDA; encoded by the coding sequence GTGTCCTTCGCCCAAGAAACCCGGCGCCGCCGTACCTTCGCCATCATCTCCCACCCCGACGCGGGCAAGACCACGCTGACGGAAAAGCTGCTGCTGTTCTCGGGCGCGATCCAGATCGCCGGCGCCGTCAAGGGCCGCAAGGCCAGCCGCCACGCCACGTCCGACTGGATGGAGATCGAAAAGCAGCGCGGCATCTCGGTAGCCAGCTCGGTCATGCAGATGAGCTACCGTGATCACGTCATCAACCTGCTCGATACCCCCGGCCACAAGGACTTCTCCGAAGACACCTACCGCGTGCTCACCGCCGTCGATTCGGCCCTGATGGTCATCGACGCGGCCAACGGCGTGGAGGCGCAGACGCGCCGCCTGATCGAGGTCTGCCGCCAGAGGGACACGCCCATCATCAGCTTCGTCAACAAGATGGACCGCGAGGTGCGCGACGCGCTCGACATCCTGGACGAAGTGGAGCGCGAACTGGGCATGCCTTGCTGCCCCATCACCTGGCCCGTGGGACATGGCAAGAGCTTTGGCGGCATCATCGACCTGCGCACCCAGACCATGACCGTGTTTCAGGCCGGCACGGAAAAACGTCCGCAGGACTTCGAAGTCATCCCCTTGAGCGAAACCGAGACGCTGCGCCGGCGCTTTGGCAGCGCCTTTGACGAGGCACTGGAGAGCATGGAGCTGGCCGTGGGCGCCTCGGCCCAGTGGAACCATGAACAATTCCTGGCGGCCAAGCTCACCCCGGTGTTTTTCGGCTCGGGCGTGAACAACTTCGGCGTGCAGGAGGTGCTCAACGCCGTCGTCGACATGTCGCCGCCCCCCGGCCCCCGCACCGCCTACAAGGAAGCGGGGCGCGAGCGCGTGCAGGTCAGCGTGCGCCCCGAAGACCCCGGCTTTGCCGGTGTGGTCTTCAAGGTGCAAGCCAACATGGACGCCAACCACCGCGACCGCATCGCCTTCGTGCGCATCGCCTCGGGCAAATACACGCCCGGCATGAAGATGCGTGTGCAGCGCACCGGCAAGGAGCTGCGCCCGACCAGCGTCGTCACCTTCATGAGCCAGCGCCGCGAGGCCGTGCAAGAGGCCTACGCAGGCGACATCATCGGGTTTACCATCCACGGCGGCGTGCAACTGGGCGACTCCATCACCGACGGCCCGGCGCTGCAATTCACCGGCCTGCCCTTCTTTGCTCCGGAGATGTTCATGACCGTGGTGCTGAAGAACCCGCTGCGCACCAAGCAACTGCAGCAGGGCCTGATGCAGTTGGGCGAGGAAGGCGCGATCCAGGTCTTCAAGCCCGACGCCGGCGGCAACATGCTGCTGGGCGCCGTCGGCCAACTGCAATTTGAAGTGGTGCAGCACCGCCTGAAGACCGAGTACGACTGCGACATCCGCCTGGAAGGCTGCCAGTACACCGGCGCGCGCTGGATCAGCGCCGACACCCCCGCCGAGTTGCGCGAGTTCGAGAACGCCTACCCCCTGCGCATGGCCCACGACGCGGCCGACGCGCTGGCCTACCTGTGCACCAGCCCCTACGACGTGCGCCTGGCGCAGGAGCGGTTTCCGAAGATTCACTTTCACCCGCTGCGTGAGCATGCGGGGTTGGCGTTGCAGGACGCATAG
- a CDS encoding pyridoxal phosphate-dependent aminotransferase, which produces MRKTILELQPSQIREVANLGMGRPEVLPFWFGESDEATPEAVRAAAMDSLQAGETFYTHNLGLPALREALAAYVSGLHAPVAAERIAITSGGVNALMLAMQVLVGAGDEVVVLTPVWPNLTGQPQIMGARVRCVALKPQADGAWALDLPELLAAITPRTRLLVLNSPNNPTGWTLTQGEQQAILAHCRGTGTWILSDEVYERLYYRDDTASGAAPSFLDLAQPEDRLVVVQSFSKAFLMTGWRLGWMVMPPAMAAQMGKVIEFNTSCAPVFVQRGALAALAQVEAITPRIVAHMRACRDALVPALQALPGVRTSRAPGGMYAFVQIAGFADSLALAKRLVLEAGVGLAPGAAFSPEGEGWLRWCFASRDLARLTQGVQRLGQWLHSQRG; this is translated from the coding sequence ATGCGCAAGACGATACTGGAGCTGCAGCCCTCGCAGATACGCGAGGTGGCCAACCTGGGCATGGGCCGCCCCGAGGTGTTGCCCTTCTGGTTTGGTGAAAGCGATGAAGCCACGCCCGAGGCGGTGCGCGCCGCGGCCATGGATTCGCTGCAGGCGGGCGAGACCTTCTACACCCACAACCTGGGCCTGCCCGCGCTGCGCGAGGCGCTGGCGGCCTACGTGAGCGGCCTGCACGCGCCGGTGGCGGCCGAGCGTATCGCCATCACCTCCGGCGGCGTGAACGCGCTGATGCTGGCCATGCAGGTGCTGGTCGGTGCGGGCGACGAGGTGGTGGTGCTCACCCCGGTCTGGCCCAACCTCACCGGCCAGCCGCAGATCATGGGCGCGCGGGTGCGCTGCGTGGCGCTCAAGCCGCAGGCCGATGGGGCCTGGGCGCTGGACCTGCCCGAGCTGCTGGCCGCGATCACGCCGCGCACCCGGCTGCTGGTGCTCAATTCACCCAACAACCCCACGGGCTGGACGCTCACGCAGGGCGAGCAGCAGGCGATTCTTGCGCACTGCAGGGGCACTGGCACCTGGATACTGTCCGATGAGGTGTATGAGCGCCTGTACTACCGCGATGACACCGCCAGCGGCGCCGCGCCCTCGTTCCTCGATCTGGCGCAGCCAGAGGACAGGCTGGTGGTGGTGCAGAGCTTTTCCAAGGCCTTTCTGATGACCGGCTGGCGCCTTGGCTGGATGGTGATGCCGCCCGCGATGGCGGCGCAGATGGGCAAGGTGATCGAGTTCAACACCTCGTGCGCGCCGGTCTTCGTGCAGCGCGGGGCGCTGGCGGCGCTCGCCCAGGTGGAAGCGATCACGCCGCGCATCGTCGCCCACATGCGCGCCTGCCGCGACGCGCTGGTGCCGGCGCTGCAGGCGCTGCCCGGCGTGCGCACCAGCCGGGCGCCCGGGGGCATGTATGCGTTTGTGCAGATAGCAGGCTTTGCCGATTCGCTGGCCCTGGCCAAGCGCCTGGTGCTGGAGGCCGGCGTGGGCTTGGCGCCGGGCGCGGCGTTTTCGCCCGAGGGCGAGGGCTGGCTGCGCTGGTGCTTTGCCTCGCGCGACTTGGCGCGGCTGACGCAAGGCGTGCAGCGCCTGGGCCAGTGGCTGCACAGTCAGCGCGGCTGA
- a CDS encoding amino acid ABC transporter ATP-binding protein, whose translation MIELKNVSKWYGAIQVLNDCNLGVDKGDVVVVCGPSGSGKSTLIKTINALEPVQKGEIVVNGTVVTDPRTDLPRLRSQVGMVFQHFELFPHLSVTENLTIAQVKVLGRKLDDAKARGLKMLDRVGLMAHKDKFPGQLSGGQQQRVAIARALSMDPIVMLFDEPTSALDPEMVGEVLDVMVKLASEGMTMMVVTHEMGFARKVASRVIFIDVGGHILEDCSKDEFFGHPENRQPRTKDFLSKILQG comes from the coding sequence ATGATCGAGTTGAAGAACGTCTCCAAGTGGTATGGAGCCATCCAGGTGCTCAACGACTGCAACCTGGGTGTCGACAAAGGCGACGTGGTCGTCGTCTGCGGCCCCTCGGGTTCGGGCAAATCCACGCTGATCAAGACCATCAACGCGCTCGAGCCGGTGCAAAAGGGCGAGATCGTCGTCAACGGCACCGTGGTGACCGATCCGCGCACCGACCTGCCGCGCCTGCGCAGCCAGGTCGGCATGGTGTTCCAGCACTTCGAGCTGTTTCCGCACCTGTCGGTCACAGAGAACCTGACGATCGCCCAGGTCAAGGTGCTGGGACGCAAGCTGGACGACGCCAAGGCACGCGGCCTGAAGATGCTCGACCGCGTGGGCCTGATGGCGCACAAGGACAAATTCCCCGGGCAGTTGTCGGGCGGTCAGCAGCAGCGCGTGGCGATTGCGCGGGCCTTGTCGATGGACCCCATCGTGATGCTGTTTGACGAGCCAACCAGCGCGCTCGACCCCGAGATGGTCGGCGAGGTGCTCGACGTCATGGTCAAGCTGGCGAGCGAAGGCATGACCATGATGGTGGTCACGCACGAAATGGGTTTTGCGCGCAAGGTGGCAAGCCGCGTGATCTTCATCGACGTGGGCGGCCACATTCTGGAAGACTGCTCCAAGGACGAATTTTTTGGCCATCCCGAGAACCGTCAGCCGCGCACCAAAGACTTCCTGAGCAAGATTCTGCAGGGCTGA
- a CDS encoding glycosyltransferase family 2 protein, giving the protein MRIAVAIPCYKVTEHVLSVIAAIGPEVQAVYAVDDACPDGSGRFIEENNRDPRVRVLYHAENRGVGGAVVTAYEAAIADGMDVVVKVDGDGQMNPALLPQFVRPIARGQADYTKGNRFYRPESLRGMPPVRLFGNAVLSLMTKFSCGYWSSMDPTNGYTAVHTAVLRKLPLQKLERRYFFETDMLYHLNTIRAVVHDVPMDAVYGEEASNLKVSKVLPEFLGKHAVRLVKRYAYLYLLRDFNIGSLYSLLGAMLCLLGAVFGGVHWLDSLLTGRAASSGTVMLAALPLIIGIQFLIAFLHYDVSNVPRDALTPTLVDDER; this is encoded by the coding sequence ATGCGCATCGCCGTCGCCATCCCCTGTTACAAGGTCACCGAACACGTGCTCAGCGTGATCGCCGCCATTGGTCCTGAGGTGCAAGCCGTGTACGCGGTCGACGACGCCTGTCCGGACGGCAGCGGCCGCTTCATCGAAGAGAACAACCGCGATCCCCGGGTGCGCGTGCTCTACCACGCCGAGAACCGGGGTGTCGGCGGCGCAGTCGTGACGGCATACGAAGCGGCCATTGCAGACGGCATGGACGTCGTGGTGAAGGTGGATGGCGACGGGCAGATGAACCCCGCGCTGCTGCCACAGTTTGTACGGCCGATCGCACGTGGCCAGGCCGACTACACCAAGGGCAACCGTTTCTACCGCCCTGAATCGCTGCGTGGCATGCCGCCGGTGCGCCTGTTCGGCAATGCCGTGCTGTCGCTGATGACCAAGTTCAGTTGCGGCTACTGGTCGTCCATGGACCCGACCAATGGTTACACCGCGGTGCACACGGCGGTGCTGCGCAAGCTGCCGCTTCAAAAGCTGGAGCGCCGCTATTTCTTCGAAACGGACATGCTCTACCACCTCAACACCATACGCGCCGTGGTGCACGACGTCCCCATGGATGCGGTGTATGGCGAGGAGGCGTCCAACCTGAAGGTATCGAAGGTGCTGCCCGAGTTCCTGGGCAAGCACGCGGTGCGGCTGGTCAAACGCTACGCCTACCTGTACCTGCTGCGCGACTTCAACATCGGCAGCCTCTACAGCTTGCTCGGCGCCATGCTGTGCCTGCTGGGCGCCGTCTTCGGCGGCGTGCATTGGCTCGACAGCCTGCTCACTGGTCGGGCGGCCAGCAGTGGCACGGTCATGCTCGCCGCCTTGCCGCTGATCATAGGCATCCAGTTCCTGATCGCCTTTCTGCACTACGACGTCAGCAACGTCCCGCGCGATGCCCTGACACCGACGCTGGTGGATGACGAGCGCTGA
- a CDS encoding 23S rRNA (adenine(2030)-N(6))-methyltransferase RlmJ, producing the protein MFSYRHAFHAGNHGDVLKHAVLVACLRHLTQKDTGLAVIDTHAGAGLYRLDGDYARTSGEAVDGVLRLAQAAELPPLLQDYLELVRSFNPQGGLRIYPGSPFISQRLLRPQDRLRLFEIHPSDLPTLVRNLAQLQAGKQISVLSEDGFEGIKKLLPPQPRRALLLCDPSYELKSDYARVYGLLQEGLKRFATGCYAIWYPVIARPEAHELPRRLKALATRAGKPWLHASLTVKSARLRRGEDGSEQRPGLPGSGMFLVNPPYTLQARLEEALAPLARLLAQDGHASHLLEAG; encoded by the coding sequence ATGTTCAGCTACCGCCACGCCTTTCACGCCGGCAACCACGGCGACGTGCTCAAGCACGCCGTGCTCGTCGCCTGCCTGCGCCACCTCACGCAAAAGGACACCGGCCTCGCGGTGATAGACACCCACGCCGGCGCCGGCCTGTACCGGCTGGACGGCGACTATGCGCGCACCAGCGGCGAAGCCGTCGACGGCGTGCTGCGCCTGGCGCAGGCCGCCGAGCTGCCGCCCTTGCTGCAGGACTATCTGGAGCTGGTGCGCAGCTTCAACCCCCAGGGCGGCCTGCGCATCTACCCGGGCTCGCCCTTCATCAGCCAGCGCCTGCTGCGCCCGCAAGACCGCCTGCGCCTGTTCGAGATCCACCCCAGCGACCTGCCCACGCTGGTGCGCAACCTGGCGCAGCTGCAGGCAGGCAAGCAGATCAGCGTGCTCTCCGAAGATGGCTTTGAGGGCATCAAGAAATTATTGCCCCCGCAGCCCCGCCGCGCTTTGCTGTTGTGCGATCCAAGCTATGAATTGAAGAGCGACTATGCGCGCGTGTACGGTCTGCTGCAAGAGGGGCTCAAGCGCTTTGCCACGGGCTGCTATGCCATCTGGTACCCGGTGATTGCGCGCCCCGAGGCGCACGAGCTGCCGCGGCGCCTGAAGGCGCTGGCCACGCGCGCGGGCAAGCCCTGGCTGCACGCCAGCCTGACGGTGAAGTCGGCGCGCCTGCGCCGGGGCGAGGACGGCAGCGAGCAGCGCCCCGGCCTGCCGGGCAGCGGCATGTTTCTGGTCAACCCGCCCTATACGCTGCAGGCGCGCTTGGAGGAGGCGCTGGCGCCGCTGGCGCGCCTGCTGGCGCAGGACGGCCACGCCAGCCACCTGCTGGAAGCGGGCTGA
- a CDS encoding type II toxin-antitoxin system ParD family antitoxin: MSTVTMNISLSDELKAFVDARVQARGYSSTSEYMRDLVRRDEERAAEERFAALIQEGLDSDFDPRSWEEHRAQLRARIAAARNAESKSA, from the coding sequence ATGAGCACCGTGACCATGAACATCTCGCTGAGCGACGAACTCAAGGCCTTCGTCGATGCTCGCGTGCAGGCGCGCGGCTACAGCAGCACCAGCGAATACATGCGCGATCTGGTGCGCCGCGACGAGGAACGCGCCGCCGAGGAGCGCTTTGCCGCGCTGATTCAGGAGGGGCTCGATTCAGACTTCGACCCGCGTTCATGGGAGGAGCACCGCGCGCAGTTGCGCGCACGCATTGCTGCGGCACGCAACGCCGAAAGCAAATCCGCGTGA
- a CDS encoding type II toxin-antitoxin system RelE/ParE family toxin: MKALHRRIQASQDIDQTIAYYSEHASKGVADRFLDELELALQHIAQHPGTGSPRHARKLHINNLRFWPLTRFPYSVFYIEHADHIDVLRVLHQASNIPRHLQSK, encoded by the coding sequence GTGAAAGCGCTGCATCGCCGCATCCAAGCCAGCCAGGACATCGATCAGACCATCGCCTACTACTCGGAGCACGCATCCAAAGGTGTGGCCGATCGGTTTCTGGACGAACTGGAGCTGGCTTTGCAACACATTGCCCAACACCCCGGCACCGGCTCGCCGCGCCACGCCCGCAAACTGCACATCAACAACCTGCGTTTCTGGCCACTGACACGTTTCCCCTATTCCGTCTTCTACATAGAACACGCCGACCACATCGACGTGCTGCGCGTGCTGCACCAGGCCAGCAACATTCCCCGGCACCTGCAGTCAAAGTAA
- a CDS encoding HAD-IIB family hydrolase, whose product MKPLNQWHPGPLAGLFTDIDDTLTTDGAITADALAALGDLKAAGLHLIAITGRPVGWSAPFAAAWPVDAIVAENGAVALLPENTDKNGPKRPPDVRRQLQKLYQQNAATRARQYARMQEVLAAIEAQVPGARRAQDSAGRECDIAIDHSEFTHLPQDAIDACVAMMHAAGMNASVSSIHINGWYGSHDKLGGARWIVRELFGRDLDAEQERWVYVGDSTNDERMFEHFTHSVGVANIARFLPQLKHPPRYVTQGERGAGFAELARAILNKNRL is encoded by the coding sequence GTGAAACCGCTGAACCAATGGCACCCCGGCCCGCTCGCGGGCCTGTTCACCGACATCGACGACACCCTGACCACGGACGGCGCGATCACCGCCGACGCCCTGGCCGCGCTGGGCGATCTGAAAGCCGCGGGGTTGCACCTGATCGCGATCACCGGGCGGCCCGTGGGCTGGAGCGCGCCCTTTGCCGCCGCCTGGCCGGTCGATGCGATCGTGGCCGAGAACGGCGCCGTGGCTCTACTGCCTGAGAATACTGACAAAAATGGCCCGAAGCGCCCTCCGGACGTGCGCCGGCAGCTACAAAAACTATATCAACAAAACGCCGCCACGCGCGCACGCCAGTACGCACGCATGCAAGAGGTTCTGGCGGCGATCGAGGCGCAGGTGCCGGGCGCGCGGCGGGCGCAGGATTCGGCGGGGCGCGAATGCGACATCGCCATAGACCACAGCGAGTTCACCCACCTGCCCCAGGACGCCATCGACGCATGCGTCGCGATGATGCACGCGGCGGGCATGAATGCCAGCGTGAGCAGCATCCACATCAATGGCTGGTACGGCAGCCACGACAAGCTCGGGGGCGCGCGCTGGATCGTGCGCGAGCTCTTTGGGCGCGATCTGGACGCAGAGCAGGAGCGCTGGGTCTACGTGGGCGACTCCACCAACGACGAGCGCATGTTCGAGCACTTCACGCACAGCGTGGGTGTGGCCAACATCGCGCGCTTTCTGCCGCAGCTCAAGCACCCGCCGCGCTACGTGACGCAGGGTGAGCGCGGCGCGGGGTTTGCCGAGTTGGCACGCGCAATTTTGAACAAAAACAGGCTCTAG